The nucleotide window CCGCGACGGGACATCCGCACTTGCCCGGGTACGGCCGTCGCCTCTTCGAGGTGCCGAGCATCCGCCAGGTCCGTGCGGGCACGGGTGTCCGAGGTCTCCGCCGGTGTTGCACGGATGAGAGGAGAGCCGGATGAGTCCGGTGCTGACGACCGCTTTGGTGCCCGACGGACACAGACTCGCCTACTGGCGCCAGGCGGTCGAACAGGCGCTGGTGCCCGTGACCATCGCTCCGCGCGGCGATCGCCCTTTCGAAGGGCGCATCGTCACCCACCGTGTGGGAGCCCTGCGGGTCTCGGCCGTCGAAGCCGACGCGTACCGCGTCAGCCGGACGGCGGCTCACATCGCCCGCTCCCCGGAGCCGCTCGTGGCCATCGCCCTGCAGATGTCGGGTACGACGGTGCTCACCCAGGACGGCCGGCAGGTCGCCGCGAACCCCGGTGACCTTTTCGTCTGGGACACGACACGCCCGTACTCCCTGGACTTCCCCGAGCGCTTCTGCGCCCGCGTCGTCCACATGCCGCGCCACATGCTGGGGCTGCCGGACGAGGATCTTCGCCGCGTCGCCGGAACCGTGTTCCCCACGGACCGGGGATGTGCCGCGGTCCTGATGCCGCTGCTCGCCACGGTCGTCGCATCGGCGCACGCGTTCTCCCCGGCTGCCGCGAGCGGTCTGGCCAACGGTCTGACCGACGTGTTCACCGCACTGGTCGCCGAACGCACCGAGGACACGGCGACGGACGCCGGGAACACGCGGAATCACCTGGTGCAACGCGTCCGTGACCACATCGACGAGAACCTGGCCGATCCGGC belongs to Streptomyces sp. V3I8 and includes:
- a CDS encoding helix-turn-helix domain-containing protein; this translates as MSPVLTTALVPDGHRLAYWRQAVEQALVPVTIAPRGDRPFEGRIVTHRVGALRVSAVEADAYRVSRTAAHIARSPEPLVAIALQMSGTTVLTQDGRQVAANPGDLFVWDTTRPYSLDFPERFCARVVHMPRHMLGLPDEDLRRVAGTVFPTDRGCAAVLMPLLATVVASAHAFSPAAASGLANGLTDVFTALVAERTEDTATDAGNTRNHLVQRVRDHIDENLADPALSPESVAKANHISVRYLHRLFEGEGVTVSRLIQRRRLEECARELTRGGRTVPTVSSIAQRWGFVNPTHFSRVFRGVYGLPPREWRTMRLATGETDTRPAPTVLVRPPRLPETPAQPTPAGRLPRLSHEYGNRFGPLAALDCAGTDVTPLSI